Part of the Rhodococcus sp. OK302 genome is shown below.
TTCCTGGATTCCTTTGCGACACAGGATGGTCGGGCCCAGTTCATCGCGGTTGAACACCGTGGACCGGCCGAAACAGTGGATGCGGAATATCCGCTGGTCGCCACAACGGGACGAGTTCTGGCGCACTATCAGTCGGGTGCTCAGACCCGTCGGATCCCGGAACTCGTCAAGGCTGCGGGAGACATGTTCGTCGAGATCCATCCGGATACCGCTCGGCGGGTGGGACTTTCGGACGGAGATCAGGCCGGCGTGGTCAGTCGGCGTGGACGGATGGAAGCAACAGTTCGGTGCATCGACAGCATGCGCCTGGACACCGTGTTCTTGCCATTTCATTTCGCCGGTGATTCGCGTGCAAATCTGCTGACCAACCCCGCGCTCGATCCCACGAGTCGGATGCCAGAGTTCAAGGTATGCGCTGTTCGTCTCGAACCGGTCGGTGAACCATGAAGCGCGTAGTGATCGTCGGCAACGGCATGGCGGGGTCGCGGGTGGCGGAGGAGTTGCGTCGTCGCATGGATGCCGAGGCTCTCGACATCGTCTTGATCGGTGCAGAAGATCACGCTCCCTACAACCGCATTCTCCTCTCGAATGTCCTGGCGGGCAGTATCACTGCCCGGGATACGCGGTTGAAGACCGATGAATGGTGGGCGCGCGCACGCATCGACGTTCGCGCCGGTACTGCGGTTACCGCAATCGATCCCGACCTACGGACGGTGACCTGCAGCGACGGCGCCGCAATCGGCTACGACGAGCTGATTTTGGCCACCGGCAGTAGTCCCTTCATTCCTCCCGTGCTCGGTCTTGCCGAATGTGCTTCCCGGGTTGCAACTTTCCGAACCCTGGACGACTGTGCTCGCATCACCGAAGCCGCGACGCCGGGAAGTCGGGCAGTGGTACTTGGCGCCGGGCTGTTGGGAATCGAAGCCGCCCGCGGGCTTCGGATGCGCGGAGTTGACGTAACTGTGGTGCATCCCAAGGACTTCCCGATGGAACGCCAGATGGATTCTGACGGCGGCGCAGTACTCACCCGGACCCTCGAAGGCGTGGGTATCGAGGTGGTACTCGGTCGGCGGGTCTCGGAGTTCTCCGGTGACAGCGTGGTTCTGGACGACGGAAGTCAGCTTCGCGCAGATCTTCTGGTGTTGTCGGCGGGAATTCGGCCGTGCGTCGAATTGGCGCAACAGGCCGGTGCGGCAGTAGGTTACGGAGTGTTGGTCGACGACGAACTCCGCACTGATGTCGACGGAATTCGCGCGATCGGTGAGTGTGCCGAACATCGCGGCGAGGTGTACGGCCTGGTTCAGCCCGGCTGGGAGCAGGCTGCAGTAGTGGCTGATCTGCTGACCGGCGCCGATCCGAAGGCAAGCTACAGCGGTACTCCGACATTGACCCGGTTGAAGGCGCACGATATCGACCTCGCCTCGATGGGCGACGTCAGTGCAACGATGCACAGTCTCGACGTCGAAGTCACCACGCTCGCGGATGCAAGCCGGGGGAGCTACGCCAAGATCGTGGTCAAAGGTGAGCGCATCGTCGGAGCGTTGCTGCTCGGTGTCCCCGATGTAGTAGGCACTCTTACACAGCTTTTCGACGCTCAACTTCCCGTCCCTCCGGACCGGATCGCGCTCCTCACCGGGCGCGGAGCCACTGGCCCGATTGAACTGGCCAGTCCGTCGGGTATGCCGGGCTCGGCTGTGATCTGCCGATGCAACTCGGTCACCAAAACGGATCTGACCAGAGCCTGGAAGGCCGGTGCTCGATCCGAAGCAGCGCTGGCCTCGGCGACCCGGGCAACCACCGGCTGTGGCGGTTGCAGTTCGTCCGTCGCGGGAATCTGCGAATGGCTGAGCGCCGCAGACCCAGTTAGCCCCGACAACTCTCGCGAAACACAGGAAGAAGGTGCGGCATGAGTAAATCCGTCATTGTCATCGGACACGGTATGGTCGGACACCGCTTTGTCGAGGCTCTGCGTTCGCGCGACGACGCCGACAGTTGGTCGGTGACCGTCCTCTGCGACGAGAAGTATGCAGCCTACGACCGCGTCGGTTTGTCG
Proteins encoded:
- a CDS encoding FAD-dependent oxidoreductase, which translates into the protein MKRVVIVGNGMAGSRVAEELRRRMDAEALDIVLIGAEDHAPYNRILLSNVLAGSITARDTRLKTDEWWARARIDVRAGTAVTAIDPDLRTVTCSDGAAIGYDELILATGSSPFIPPVLGLAECASRVATFRTLDDCARITEAATPGSRAVVLGAGLLGIEAARGLRMRGVDVTVVHPKDFPMERQMDSDGGAVLTRTLEGVGIEVVLGRRVSEFSGDSVVLDDGSQLRADLLVLSAGIRPCVELAQQAGAAVGYGVLVDDELRTDVDGIRAIGECAEHRGEVYGLVQPGWEQAAVVADLLTGADPKASYSGTPTLTRLKAHDIDLASMGDVSATMHSLDVEVTTLADASRGSYAKIVVKGERIVGALLLGVPDVVGTLTQLFDAQLPVPPDRIALLTGRGATGPIELASPSGMPGSAVICRCNSVTKTDLTRAWKAGARSEAALASATRATTGCGGCSSSVAGICEWLSAADPVSPDNSRETQEEGAA